The Microbacterium amylolyticum genome includes the window CACACCCTTCGCCAGAGCGCGATGCTTCGCGGGCGCAACACCTCTTCGCGGGTGGATGGCCTCCTCTACGCCGGTGCGACCACCATTCCGGGGATCGGTTTGCCGATGTGCCTGATCAGCGCGGAGCTGGTCGTGAAGCAGATGCGAGACGATCGCAGCGCTGGCCCGCTCGAGGAGCCGCAATGAGTGTGCTCTATCTCGCAACGCTGCTCATCTGCGCGGCGTGCGTTGTGGCCGTCGACCTTCGGTTTCGCTTGTTCCTCGGGAAGTCACCCCGCGCCGCTCTTGCCGTGCTGGTGATCGGTGCGGCCTTCTTTATCGCCTGGGATCTGGTCGGAATCGCCACAGGAATTTTTGCGCGGGGTGAGACGCCGTACATGACGGGCCTTCTTCTTGCTCCGGAGCTTCCGGTGGAAGAGCTGGTGTTCCTGCTGTTCTTTTGTGAGGTGACGATGGTGACGTTCTGCGGGGCGGAACGCATCGTCGCTGAACGTCGGAGGAAGCGCTCATGACCTACGCGCTCGTTTCCGCGGTATTCGTCGGGGTCGCCGCCATCGCCGCGTTTTTCTTGGCGCGACGCGGAGATCGTCTGCTCCGGGGAGCCGCGCTGACGCTTCTCGTGCTGTTGGCGTTGACGATCGTGTTCGACAACCTGATGATCGCTGCGGGACTCTTCGTCTACGCAGATCCTCATCTCACCGGGATCAAAATCGGGCTCGTGCCGATCGAAGATCTCGCCTACCCGCTGGCGGCTGCCATTCTTCTTCCTGCGCTGTGGTCTCGTCTCCGGAGCCGGGATGATTCGTGATCTTGTCGCCGCATCCCGCCCGCTGAGCTGGATCAACACGGCGTATCCCTTTGCCGCGGCCTACCTGCTGGCCGGCGGAATCGTCGACCCCCTCTTCATCGTTGGCGTCGTTTTCTTCCTCGTGCCGTACAACCTGGCGATGTATGGCATCAACGATGTTTTCGACTACGCCTCCGATATCGCGAACCCGCGAAAGGGCGGCGTTGAGGGCGCACTTCTGGCGCCCGCGAAGCATCGCATGGTGCTCGTGGCCTCCGGCGTGAGCTGCGCCCCGTTCATCGTTGCCCTGGGTGTTCTCGCACCGCCGCTTGCTCTCATTCCCCTGGCGATTGCGATGTTCGCGGTGGTCGCATACTCTGCACCGCCTTTTCGGGCCAAGGAAATCCCGCTTGTCGACTCGATCACATCGAGTACCCATTTCGTCGCCCCGGCTGTGTACGGTGTGGCAGCAGCCGGAGGAGATTTCTCCCTCACGGTTGTGGCGGCCCTCGCGGCATTCTTCGCCTGGGGAATTGCGAGCCATGCTTTCGGGGCTGTTCAGGATGTTCTGCCCGATCGTGAAGCGGGAATCTCCTCGATCGCCACCCGCTTCGGCGCTGCTCGCACGGTGCGCTTTGCGATTCTGATGTGGCTGGCGGCTGCGGCGTTCCTCGTGTTCGCGGGGCCACCGGCGGCATGGGCAGCATTCCTCGTGGTTCCGTATGTGTGCGCTGCTGCGCCGTTCTTCCGCATCTCGGACGCCGATTCCGCGCGTGCAAACCGCGGATGGCGGCTGTTTCTCGGCATCAATTTCGTGTGTGGGTTCCTCCTCACTCTTCTTCTCATCGTCGTCGCCATCGGCGCGATCTGATCCCGCTTCGACCTCGGGAGGTCATCATGAAAGACACCACCGTTCCGTTCGCGTCACCGGCATCGGCCAGCGGTGCCCCGTACGCCAGCGAAGGACAGTCCTACGACGCACTCCTTCTCGCCGGGTTCGGCGGGCCGGAAGGGCAGGACGACGTTCTGCCGTTTCTCCGCAATGTCACTCGCGGTCGTGGGATCCCCGATGAGCGCCTGGAGGAAGTGGCGCATCACTACCGGCACTTCGGCGGTGTCAGCCCGATCAACGCGCAGAACCGTGCGCTGAAAGAGGCGCTCGAAGCAGAACTGGCCCGGCGCGGCATTGCGCTTCCCGTGTACTGGGGCAACCGAAATTGGGCGCCGTACCTGACCGACACCGTCGCAGAGGCGGCCCGAGACGGACACACCCGCCTGCTCGCGTTGGCCACGAGCGCATACAGCTCGTACTCCAGCTGCCGGCAGTATCGAGAGGATCTGTCCCGCGCGGTTGAGGAATCAGGCCTCGGCGATACGGTCGAGGTCGACAAGATCCGTCAGTTCTTTGATCACCCCGGTTTTATCGACGCATTCGTCCCGGGGGTTGTCGAAGCAATCCGGGAGTTGCGAGGTTCTGCCGACGCCAGCGCCGTCACCGTGCTGTTTACGACGCACAGCATCCCGCAGGCCGACGCTGAGCGCTCGGGCCCGCGCGACATCGACTTCGGTCCAGGCGGCGCATACGAGGCGCAGCATCGCGCTGTCGCCGAGGCCGTGATGCACGCGGTGCGTGCTTCCGAACCGCTGGCGGAAGATGTGGAGTGGGAGCTCGTCTTCCAGTCGCGCTCAGGGCCCGCCTCCCAGCCGTGGCTCGAACCGGATATCTGTGATCGAATCGCTGAGCTTCCCGCAGAGGGGGCGTCGAGCGTGGTCATCGTGCCGGTCGGATTTGTCAGTGACCACATGGAAGTGATGTGGGACCTCGATAACGAGGCCATGGAGGCGGCAGAAGAGGCAGGTCTGCGTGCGATACGGACGCCAACGCCCGGCATCGACCCCCAGTTCGTGTCAGGACTGATCGACCTCGTCGAGGAGCGCATCGCGGCGGTTCCGCAGAACGAGCGGCCGCGGCGGACTGAACTGGGGCCGTGGTTCGATGTGTGCCGCCCGGGCTGCTGTGAGAACGCGCGACTCGGCTTCCGGCCTGCGGCGGCGGGAGTAGCTCCGTAGGACATCGTTCACCTGGCGCAGCCGGCCGCCACTAGTCGGCTGCGTCAGGACAGGCGACGGCAACGAATGCTGAGGCCGCGGAGCTCGGATTGAACCGACTTCACGCGAGATGCTCGGCCCGCGTTGGCCCATCGACAACGGGTATGGCACGAGTCTCGTGCCGATCGACCAGAACGCGCGGTGACAGCAGGGCTATTCCGTGATTTTCTGCGACGAGATCGAGCATGAGCTCCGCGCTCATGGTTTCGAGGCGCACCTCGCGTGTCAGACCCGCTCCCGCGAAGGTGATGTCGGATTGAGCGCGCCCGGGGCTCCCCGCGAGGAAGTCGATAAAGGACTCGTGGGCGACCTCCGCCAGCGTGAGCCGTTCCCTGTCCGCGAACGGATGCGTGTGGCTCACGGCGGCGACCAGGCGATCTCTGGCGAGAACGCGTGAGGACACTCCCTCGGGGGTCGCCGATTCTGGTAAACCCAGGAACGCCACGTCGAGTGCTCCTGCGGCGATCTCTGCGATGAATTCGTCGCTGCTTCCCACGCGCATCGTGACCGTGACGTGTGGATGCTCCCGCCGCCGCAGGCCGGAAGCCGAGCTCGCGCTCCAGCGACGCGATTTGGTGACTCAATGCCGATTGCACGACGTGACATCGGGCAGCCGCACGCGTGAAGTTGCGTTCTTCCGCGACGGCGAGCACGTAGCGCAGCGCATCGACGCTCGTGGCGCTGCTCGTCGTGATTGTTCTGTCCGAGCGGCTGTCGACGTGGCGTTTGGGGTGGGGAGTCGCTGGCGTCGGCGGCGTCGCGATGGTGGTGCTGGGCCCGGGAGCCGCCCTCGACTCGGTGGGCGTGGTGGCAGGGATCGCCGGCGCCGCCTCGATGGGAGTGGGCGTGGTTCTTACGAAGCGCTGGGGGCGACCACCCGGAGTCTCGGCGGTCGGGTTCGCGAGCTGGCAGCTGGCCGCCGGCGGGACGTTGCTCATTGTTCCCGCGCTGCTCATCGATGGCGTACCCGCCGAGATCTCGCTACCGGCGGTGGCGGGGTATGTCTGGCTCGGCCTCGTTGGCGGACTTCTCGCATACACGCTGTGGTTTCGAGGAATCGGTCGGCTTCCCGTCACCGCCATCGCACCCTCGGCCTCTAGCGCATCGTCCGACGGAGAACGATCGTTGCCGCGACAGCTGTTGCGGCCATGATCGCGGCTCCGATCAGGAACACATCGCTCATCGCGGCGGTGAAGGCCTCGTTCGCCATGGCCTGGAACCCCGCGCCGATTTCTTCCGGGAGGCTGTCGGCGACGATTTGCGAGGCGCCGAGAGTTTCGGAAGCTGCGTCAACAGCGTCTGCGGACATGCCTTCGGGAGCGGAAGAGGTGAGATTGTCACGGTAGAGCGACATACCGACGGCTCCGAGCGTCGCGATGCCGAGCGCGCCGCCCACCTCGTATCCCGTCTCTCCGATTCCCGCTGCGGCGCCCGCCTTGTGTGGGGGAACCGAGCCAAGAATGACGTCGTTTGTCAGCGGGTCGGCAACGCCGACACCTACTCCGAGGAAGAAACCGCCGAAGACGGCGATTCCGAGAATGGCGGAGGTGCCGAGCATGCTCATCGCGACGAAGCCAGCTGCGGCCAGCGCGAATCCTCCTCCGACGATCCACGGGACCGGGATCACGCGTGCGAACAGCGGCGCCGAGAGAGCGCCAAGGAGAGATCCGACCGCAACGGGCAGTGCCCACAGACCGGCTTCCAGCGGGCTCTTTTCCAGAACGACCTGCACGTACTGCGGAAAGAAGAACAGGAGCGACGTCTGAGCGAAAACGCCGAGAGCGTTCGCGAGTACGGAGGTCGTAAACGGAGCGGCGCGGAACAGACGGACGTCGATCAGCGGGTTCTGGGCGCGCAAGAGCCGGAGGAGGACGGCGGCCAAGACTACGAAGCCGACGGCGATTCCGATCCACGATCCGTCCTGCCAGGAGTTCGTGGCAGCGGTCTTGAAACCGTAGACAACGGCAACCAGGCCGGTGGTCACGAGGACGGCGGACAGCACGTCGAACGGGCCCGGGTCCGGGTTCTTCGATTCGGGAAGAAGGAACGGCCCGGCGATGAGCAGAAGAACCATGATCGGCACATTGATCAGGAACAGAGCGCCCCAGGCGAAGTGAGCCAGCAAGGCACCGCCCAGGAGGGGGCCGAGGCCCATGCCGGCAGCGAAGCACGAGGTCCAGATCGCGACGGCGGTGCGACGCTGCAGGGGATCGTGGAAGATGTTGCGAATCAGGGCAAGGGTCGACGGCATCAGCGTCGCCCCGGCGAGTCCCATGATGGCGCGGGCAGCGATGAGGACCTCGGCGCTGCCCGAGAATGCAGCCAAAACGGATGCAGCCCCGAACGCCGCTGCGCCGACGAGCAGCAGTAGTCGCCGTCCGATGCGATCACCCAGTGAACCCATCAGAAGAAGTGATCCGGCAAGCACGAGGCCGTAGACATCGATGATCCACAGCAGCTGCGTTCCGCTCGGCTCGAGATCGCGGCTGAGCGCCGGCACGGCGATCGAGAGCACCGTGAGGTCGATGCTGAGCAGGAGCACAGGAAGAGAAAGTGCTGAGAGCGCAACCCACTGCCGTATGTCAGCGCGGAGATTCGGCGCGAGCAACTCGCCGATGCCGCCCTGGCCGTGATGAAGCGCGACGGCGTGCGCGCGGCAACCACCCGTCGCATCTGTGAAGAGGCGGGTGTCGCACAAGGCGCCTTCCACTACTGCTTTCGCTCCAAGCAAGAGCTGTTCGTCCTGCTCATGGAACGCGACGCCGAAGCTCCGGTTCAGGACGTGCGTGACGAGATCACACCGTCGATGTCTCCGCGAGAGTGCATCGCATTGCTGATGGACCGATATTGGCAGCAGGTGGAAAAAGACCCCGGGGAGCAGCTCGTGCTTGCCGAACTCAGCGTTCTGGCATTGCGAGATTCAGCGCTGTCGGACTACTCATCGATCGAGCACCGCGTGTATCTGGCGGCGACGCTGCAACACCTGCGCCACGCGGCGGAACGCACGGGCATGACGTATTCGATTCCTATCGAGGAGCTAGCCGAGGTCACCACGTCGGCCATGCTCGGGGTCAGCTCCGTCTGGCTGGCGACGCGCGACAGCGTGGCTGCTCGGCGAAACCTGGACATTCTCGCCGAGATGGTCGCGGCCTACGCGATCACCCCGTGAGGGATTCCGGCGGCAGATCTGCCGTGTAGTCTTTCGTCAACACAACATCGAACAGAAGGAGCGTGAGACCGCCGGTGGGCCATACCGACGAACCTCCGAGTTTTAGGCCGCCGTCCACGAGACAGCGCCATCATCGCAACGAGGCGGGTGGCGCATGATCATCGCGGCTCTCATCCTCATCCTGGGAATACTCACCACCCTCGCGATCGTCGCAGCCAATGGCTTCTTCGTCGCACAAGAGTTCGCCTATATGTCCGTCGACCGCTCTCGGTTGCGTGCGCTGGCAGCATCGGGCGACGAGGCGGCAGCCCGTGCGCTGAAAGTCACCCGCCGGACGTCCTTCATGCTGTCGGGGGCGCAACTCGGTATCACCGTCACCGGCCTGCTGGTTGGCTTTGTCGCCCAGCCGATGATCGGAGCCTCGCTCGGAACGCTTCTCGGCGGAACGGGCATTCCCGTTGCCGTCAGCGTCACCGTCGGTACGGTTCTCGCGCTCGCCGCGGCGACCATTGTCCAGATGATCTTCGGCGAGCTCTATCCGAAGAACCTCGCGATCGCGAGCCCGGAACCCTTGGCGCGGCAACTCAGCCGACCCACACTCGTGTACCTCGCGATGTTCGGATGGCTTATCTGGGTGTTCGACAAGTCGGCAAACGCGCTTCTTGCGCTCTTGCGTATCGAACCGGTGCACGACATCGAGACGAACGCCTCGCCTGAGGAGCTGCGCAGGGCTGTGGCGGAATCGCGTGACAGCGGTCATTTGCCCGGCGAGCTCTCCCTGATTCTGGATCGCGTGATCGAGTTCCCGGAGCAAGATGTCGAACACGCCATGGTGCCGCGTTCACGGGTGGATTTCGTTCCGGCGGATCTCCCTGTTGCTGAGCTTCGCCGGACGATGGCCGCTGGGCACTCTCGATACCCGGTACTTGACCCATCGGGTCAGCCTGTTGGTGTCGTTGAGCTCACCGCTCTTCTTCGTCGCACTCCCGGGCCGAGCGACACAGCGGCGGACCTGATGCGCGAACCCGTGATCATCCCCACGCTCATGAGCCTGCCGGAGGCACTTCACCAGCTTCGGCACGCCAAACAGCAGCTCGCGTGCGTTATCGACGAGTACGGAGGCTTCG containing:
- a CDS encoding EamA family transporter, with the translated sequence MALLVVIVLSERLSTWRLGWGVAGVGGVAMVVLGPGAALDSVGVVAGIAGAASMGVGVVLTKRWGRPPGVSAVGFASWQLAAGGTLLIVPALLIDGVPAEISLPAVAGYVWLGLVGGLLAYTLWFRGIGRLPVTAIAPSASSASSDGERSLPRQLLRP
- a CDS encoding lycopene cyclase domain-containing protein, translating into MSVLYLATLLICAACVVAVDLRFRLFLGKSPRAALAVLVIGAAFFIAWDLVGIATGIFARGETPYMTGLLLAPELPVEELVFLLFFCEVTMVTFCGAERIVAERRRKRS
- a CDS encoding lycopene cyclase domain-containing protein is translated as MTYALVSAVFVGVAAIAAFFLARRGDRLLRGAALTLLVLLALTIVFDNLMIAAGLFVYADPHLTGIKIGLVPIEDLAYPLAAAILLPALWSRLRSRDDS
- a CDS encoding LysR substrate-binding domain-containing protein; this encodes MGSSDEFIAEIAAGALDVAFLGLPESATPEGVSSRVLARDRLVAAVSHTHPFADRERLTLAEVAHESFIDFLAGSPGRAQSDITFAGAGLTREVRLETMSAELMLDLVAENHGIALLSPRVLVDRHETRAIPVVDGPTRAEHLA
- a CDS encoding prenyltransferase; the encoded protein is MIRDLVAASRPLSWINTAYPFAAAYLLAGGIVDPLFIVGVVFFLVPYNLAMYGINDVFDYASDIANPRKGGVEGALLAPAKHRMVLVASGVSCAPFIVALGVLAPPLALIPLAIAMFAVVAYSAPPFRAKEIPLVDSITSSTHFVAPAVYGVAAAGGDFSLTVVAALAAFFAWGIASHAFGAVQDVLPDREAGISSIATRFGAARTVRFAILMWLAAAAFLVFAGPPAAWAAFLVVPYVCAAAPFFRISDADSARANRGWRLFLGINFVCGFLLTLLLIVVAIGAI
- a CDS encoding TetR/AcrR family transcriptional regulator, with amino-acid sequence MKRDGVRAATTRRICEEAGVAQGAFHYCFRSKQELFVLLMERDAEAPVQDVRDEITPSMSPRECIALLMDRYWQQVEKDPGEQLVLAELSVLALRDSALSDYSSIEHRVYLAATLQHLRHAAERTGMTYSIPIEELAEVTTSAMLGVSSVWLATRDSVAARRNLDILAEMVAAYAITP
- a CDS encoding ferrochelatase; the encoded protein is MKDTTVPFASPASASGAPYASEGQSYDALLLAGFGGPEGQDDVLPFLRNVTRGRGIPDERLEEVAHHYRHFGGVSPINAQNRALKEALEAELARRGIALPVYWGNRNWAPYLTDTVAEAARDGHTRLLALATSAYSSYSSCRQYREDLSRAVEESGLGDTVEVDKIRQFFDHPGFIDAFVPGVVEAIRELRGSADASAVTVLFTTHSIPQADAERSGPRDIDFGPGGAYEAQHRAVAEAVMHAVRASEPLAEDVEWELVFQSRSGPASQPWLEPDICDRIAELPAEGASSVVIVPVGFVSDHMEVMWDLDNEAMEAAEEAGLRAIRTPTPGIDPQFVSGLIDLVEERIAAVPQNERPRRTELGPWFDVCRPGCCENARLGFRPAAAGVAP
- a CDS encoding hemolysin family protein; the encoded protein is MIIAALILILGILTTLAIVAANGFFVAQEFAYMSVDRSRLRALAASGDEAAARALKVTRRTSFMLSGAQLGITVTGLLVGFVAQPMIGASLGTLLGGTGIPVAVSVTVGTVLALAAATIVQMIFGELYPKNLAIASPEPLARQLSRPTLVYLAMFGWLIWVFDKSANALLALLRIEPVHDIETNASPEELRRAVAESRDSGHLPGELSLILDRVIEFPEQDVEHAMVPRSRVDFVPADLPVAELRRTMAAGHSRYPVLDPSGQPVGVVELTALLRRTPGPSDTAADLMREPVIIPTLMSLPEALHQLRHAKQQLACVIDEYGGFAGILTAEDLAEELVGELEDEHDVRAHEQTLSIGGDAWLMDGDLHVDELRRIIGHDLPPGDFETLSGLVIAEKKALPRAGDQLRIPLPLEPIDYVAETPVRRYLEVMILDLVRRVPGKVRLRIVEDEAPEDTEGDAR
- a CDS encoding MFS transporter, translated to MLLLSIDLTVLSIAVPALSRDLEPSGTQLLWIIDVYGLVLAGSLLLMGSLGDRIGRRLLLLVGAAAFGAASVLAAFSGSAEVLIAARAIMGLAGATLMPSTLALIRNIFHDPLQRRTAVAIWTSCFAAGMGLGPLLGGALLAHFAWGALFLINVPIMVLLLIAGPFLLPESKNPDPGPFDVLSAVLVTTGLVAVVYGFKTAATNSWQDGSWIGIAVGFVVLAAVLLRLLRAQNPLIDVRLFRAAPFTTSVLANALGVFAQTSLLFFFPQYVQVVLEKSPLEAGLWALPVAVGSLLGALSAPLFARVIPVPWIVGGGFALAAAGFVAMSMLGTSAILGIAVFGGFFLGVGVGVADPLTNDVILGSVPPHKAGAAAGIGETGYEVGGALGIATLGAVGMSLYRDNLTSSAPEGMSADAVDAASETLGASQIVADSLPEEIGAGFQAMANEAFTAAMSDVFLIGAAIMAATAVAATIVLRRTMR